The following are encoded together in the Gordonia insulae genome:
- a CDS encoding NAD(P)/FAD-dependent oxidoreductase, whose translation MSSPTPTSARPHVVIVGSGFGGLFAAQRLAKADVDVTLIAKTTHHLFQPMLYQVATGIIAEGEIAPATRVVLRKQKNSKVLLGDVFEINLEAKTVTSRLLERVTVTPYDSLIIAAGADQSYFGNDHFAEYAPGMKTIDHALELRGRILGAFEQAELSDDPEERAKLLTFVVVGAGPTGVELAGQIAEMSDKTLKGTFRNIDPTEARVILLDAAPAVLPPFGEKLGKKAALRLEKLGVEVQLNAMVVDLDYDGLTVKEKDGTTRRIESQCKVWSAGVQASPLGKQLAEQSGVELDRAGRVKVNPDLSIPGNPYVFVVGDMMAVDGVPGVAQGAIQGGRYAADAIKAGLHGQTQEQRKPFSYYDKGSMATVSRFSAVMQVPIPGTKKKFETEGYFAWLGWLALHLIYIVGFRNRLNTLVNWFFAFSTRGRTQLAVTEQQVYARTALGALSELEKKSVPEVEAESAGAEPDPTPEGTKAEAS comes from the coding sequence ATGAGCAGCCCAACTCCGACCTCAGCGCGCCCGCACGTCGTCATCGTCGGTTCCGGATTCGGTGGACTCTTCGCGGCCCAGCGCCTGGCGAAGGCCGATGTCGATGTCACCCTCATCGCCAAGACCACCCACCACCTGTTCCAGCCCATGCTGTATCAGGTGGCCACCGGGATCATCGCCGAGGGCGAGATCGCTCCGGCGACCCGTGTGGTCCTGCGCAAACAGAAGAACTCCAAGGTCCTTCTCGGCGATGTCTTCGAGATCAACCTCGAGGCAAAGACAGTCACCTCGCGGCTGCTCGAACGCGTCACCGTCACCCCGTACGACAGTTTGATCATCGCCGCAGGCGCGGACCAGTCGTATTTCGGCAACGACCATTTCGCCGAGTACGCGCCGGGCATGAAGACCATCGACCACGCACTGGAACTACGGGGGCGCATCCTCGGCGCCTTCGAGCAGGCCGAGCTGTCCGACGACCCGGAGGAGCGTGCCAAACTACTCACCTTCGTGGTCGTCGGTGCGGGCCCGACCGGTGTCGAACTCGCCGGGCAGATCGCGGAGATGTCCGACAAGACACTCAAGGGCACCTTCCGCAACATCGATCCGACCGAGGCGCGGGTGATCCTGCTGGACGCGGCGCCGGCGGTACTGCCGCCGTTCGGCGAGAAGCTCGGCAAGAAGGCCGCGTTACGGCTCGAGAAGCTGGGCGTCGAGGTCCAGCTCAACGCGATGGTCGTCGACCTCGACTATGACGGCCTGACCGTCAAGGAGAAGGACGGCACGACCCGCCGTATCGAATCGCAGTGCAAGGTGTGGTCGGCAGGCGTTCAGGCGAGCCCGCTGGGCAAGCAACTCGCGGAGCAGTCGGGTGTCGAACTCGACCGCGCCGGCCGGGTCAAGGTGAATCCTGACCTGTCCATCCCGGGGAACCCGTATGTGTTCGTCGTGGGCGACATGATGGCCGTCGACGGCGTGCCCGGCGTGGCGCAGGGCGCGATCCAGGGCGGTCGGTACGCGGCGGATGCGATCAAGGCCGGGCTGCACGGCCAGACGCAGGAGCAGCGCAAACCGTTCAGCTACTACGACAAGGGCTCGATGGCCACGGTGTCGCGGTTCAGCGCGGTCATGCAGGTCCCCATCCCCGGAACCAAGAAGAAGTTCGAGACCGAGGGCTACTTCGCGTGGCTGGGCTGGCTTGCCCTGCACCTCATCTACATCGTCGGGTTCCGCAACCGGCTCAACACACTGGTCAACTGGTTCTTCGCCTTCAGCACCCGCGGCCGTACCCAGTTGGCGGTCACCGAGCAGCAGGTCTATGCGCGTACCGCACTCGGTGCGTTGTCCGAGCTGGAGAAGAAGTCGGTGCCGGAGGTCGAGGCGGAATCCGCCGGCGCCGAACCCGACCCGACGCCCGAGGGCACCAAGGCCGAGGCGAGCTGA
- a CDS encoding urease accessory protein UreD, with protein MHTDLEIVARPGRSPRVTATGGLAARTTGPDSVHLVSTAATPLGGDTIAIRVILEDDAVLRLRTVAATIALPSIERIDSRADWTVEVGDGARLHLDPQPTVVAAGAEHHTATRVIAHSEAMVIIAEHAQLGRAEESPEHAARARWQGSLRVDIGDSPVLRHRLALGGVAGAGHRAVGSVFRYPDARPAAVSADAYATRLELARPAGIAGATLTTALAASTGIAGALCDELDLAPTMIR; from the coding sequence GTGCACACCGACCTCGAGATCGTTGCCCGGCCCGGCCGTTCGCCGCGGGTCACCGCCACCGGCGGCCTCGCGGCGCGGACCACGGGGCCGGATTCGGTGCACCTGGTCAGCACCGCGGCGACACCCCTGGGCGGCGACACCATCGCCATCCGCGTGATCCTCGAGGACGACGCCGTCCTGCGGCTGCGGACGGTGGCCGCGACCATCGCGCTGCCGTCGATCGAACGGATCGACTCTCGCGCCGACTGGACCGTCGAGGTGGGCGACGGCGCGCGTCTTCATCTCGATCCGCAGCCGACCGTGGTGGCCGCCGGTGCCGAACACCACACCGCGACGCGGGTGATCGCCCACAGTGAGGCGATGGTGATCATCGCCGAACATGCGCAGCTGGGGCGGGCCGAGGAGTCACCGGAACACGCCGCGCGGGCGCGCTGGCAGGGATCACTACGTGTGGACATCGGTGATTCGCCGGTGCTGCGGCACCGTCTGGCGCTGGGCGGGGTGGCCGGCGCCGGACATCGCGCCGTCGGCAGCGTGTTCCGCTATCCGGACGCCCGCCCGGCCGCGGTGTCGGCCGACGCCTACGCGACGCGACTGGAACTCGCCCGACCCGCGGGCATCGCCGGCGCCACCCTCACCACGGCGCTCGCCGCGTCGACGGGCATCGCCGGCGCGCTGTGCGACGAACTCGACCTCGCGCCGACGATGATCCGCTGA
- the ureG gene encoding urease accessory protein UreG, translated as MPPHLIDGEPHTHDHARPRRHREPGEALRVGVGGPVGSGKTALVAALCRQLRDELSVAVLTNDIYTTEDADFLRRNAVLPDERITAVQTGGCPHTAIRDDITANLDAIDDLVAANPPLDLILVESGGDNLTATFSTGLIDVQIFVIDVAGGDKVPRKGGPGVTYSDLLVINKTDLAERVNADLEVMRTDAARVREGRPTAMISLTEDPAATDVLGWVREQLVAITVAG; from the coding sequence ATGCCACCCCATCTCATCGACGGAGAGCCGCACACCCACGACCACGCCCGCCCGCGGCGACACCGCGAGCCGGGGGAGGCGCTACGCGTCGGGGTCGGCGGACCCGTCGGCTCCGGCAAGACCGCCCTCGTCGCGGCGTTGTGCCGTCAGCTGCGCGACGAATTGTCGGTGGCGGTGCTGACCAACGACATCTACACCACCGAGGACGCCGACTTCCTCCGACGCAATGCCGTCCTCCCGGACGAGCGCATCACCGCGGTGCAGACCGGCGGTTGTCCACACACGGCGATCCGCGACGACATCACCGCCAACCTCGACGCGATCGACGACCTGGTGGCGGCCAATCCGCCGCTCGATCTGATCCTGGTGGAATCCGGCGGCGACAACCTCACCGCCACGTTCTCCACCGGGCTGATCGACGTTCAGATCTTCGTCATCGATGTGGCCGGCGGCGACAAGGTCCCGCGCAAGGGCGGTCCCGGCGTCACCTACTCCGATCTCCTGGTGATCAACAAGACGGACCTGGCCGAACGGGTCAACGCCGACCTCGAGGTGATGCGCACCGACGCCGCGCGCGTCCGAGAGGGGCGGCCGACAGCGATGATCTCGCTCACCGAGGATCCCGCGGCCACCGACGTGCTCGGCTGGGTGCGCGAGCAGCTGGTCGCGATCACGGTGGCCGGCTGA
- a CDS encoding urease accessory protein UreF encodes MLTLADSRLPVGGHVHSGGVEQAIADRAVVDVDSLARFLHRRVVTTGLVAASIAAAVADGTVEVPAAQEETDARTPSAAARRASQAQGRGMLRLARRLWPDEDWSGHAPRTHLPVISGAVGRVSQLSGFHTALVLVYTTMSGSATAGQRLLALDPADVAVMIADLGVECERVAAAAAVELADLSDPTLDVFAERHERRDMPLFMS; translated from the coding sequence ATGCTGACGCTCGCCGATTCCCGGCTCCCCGTCGGTGGCCACGTGCATTCGGGGGGCGTCGAACAGGCCATCGCCGACCGCGCAGTGGTCGATGTCGACAGCCTGGCGCGATTCCTGCACCGGCGGGTGGTGACGACCGGCCTGGTCGCAGCGTCGATCGCCGCGGCGGTGGCCGACGGGACCGTGGAAGTGCCTGCGGCCCAGGAGGAGACCGATGCGCGCACACCGTCGGCGGCGGCACGCCGCGCCTCGCAGGCGCAGGGCCGGGGCATGCTGCGGTTGGCCCGTCGGTTGTGGCCGGATGAGGACTGGAGCGGCCACGCACCGCGAACCCATCTGCCGGTCATCTCCGGTGCGGTGGGCCGGGTCTCGCAACTCTCGGGGTTCCACACCGCCCTCGTCCTCGTGTACACGACGATGAGCGGTTCGGCGACCGCCGGCCAACGCCTCCTCGCGCTCGATCCCGCGGATGTCGCGGTGATGATCGCCGACCTCGGTGTCGAGTGTGAACGCGTCGCGGCCGCGGCGGCTGTCGAGCTCGCCGATCTGTCCGACCCGACGCTCGACGTGTTCGCCGAACGACATGAGCGACGAGACATGCCCCTGTTCATGTCCTGA
- a CDS encoding urease subunit alpha — protein sequence MATLGRDRYAQLFGPTVGDRIRLADTDLLIEVTEDRCGGPGLAGDEAVFGGGKVIRESMGQSRATRADGTPDTVITGVVILDHWGIIKADIGIRDGRITAMGKAGNPDTMDGVHPDLVIGPSTEIIAGNGKILTAGGIDCHVHFICPQIMDEALGNGITTLIGGGTGPAEGSKATTVTPGAWHLKSILAATDHWPMNIALLGKGNTVSAEAMHEQIRSGASGFKLHEDWGSTPAAIDACLRVADETGVQVALHSDTLNEAGFVEQTVGAIAGRSIHAYHTEGAGGGHAPDIITVATHPNVLPSSTNPTRPHTVNTLDEHLDMLMVCHHLNPTVPEDLAFAESRIRPSTIAAEDLLHDLGAISMIGSDAQAMGRIGEVVLRTWQTAHVLKSKRGSLPGDGAADNNRARRYIAKYTICPAIAHGFDAEIGSIETGKLADLVLWDPAFFGVRPDLVIKGGAIAWAAMGDANASIPTPQPVFPRPMFGASPKTAAATSVTFVAQGGLDAGIEESLDLDRRLVAVRNTRRVGKADMPNNSATPEISVEPDTFTVRIDGEVWDSAPVSELPMAQRYFLF from the coding sequence ATGGCGACACTGGGACGCGACCGTTATGCCCAACTGTTCGGCCCGACGGTCGGTGATCGGATTCGGCTCGCGGACACCGATCTGCTGATCGAGGTCACCGAGGATCGTTGTGGGGGACCGGGTCTGGCCGGCGACGAGGCGGTCTTCGGCGGCGGCAAGGTGATCCGCGAGTCCATGGGACAGAGCCGGGCGACACGGGCGGACGGTACGCCCGACACGGTCATCACCGGAGTGGTGATCCTCGACCACTGGGGGATCATCAAGGCCGACATCGGCATCCGCGACGGGCGGATCACCGCGATGGGCAAGGCGGGCAACCCCGACACGATGGACGGAGTCCATCCCGATCTGGTGATCGGTCCGTCGACCGAGATCATCGCCGGCAACGGCAAGATCCTGACCGCCGGCGGCATCGACTGTCATGTGCACTTCATCTGTCCGCAGATCATGGACGAAGCGCTCGGCAACGGCATCACCACCCTCATCGGTGGCGGCACCGGACCTGCGGAGGGCAGCAAGGCGACCACGGTGACCCCCGGCGCCTGGCACCTGAAATCGATCCTGGCGGCCACCGATCACTGGCCGATGAACATCGCGTTGCTGGGCAAGGGCAACACCGTCTCGGCCGAGGCGATGCACGAGCAGATTCGCTCCGGGGCATCGGGTTTCAAACTGCACGAGGACTGGGGCAGCACCCCCGCGGCCATCGATGCGTGCCTGCGCGTCGCCGACGAGACCGGCGTACAGGTCGCGCTGCACTCGGACACCCTGAACGAGGCCGGGTTCGTCGAGCAGACCGTCGGCGCCATCGCCGGGCGCAGTATCCACGCCTATCACACCGAGGGTGCCGGCGGCGGTCACGCACCGGACATCATCACCGTCGCGACGCACCCGAACGTGTTGCCCAGCTCCACCAACCCGACGCGGCCGCACACCGTCAACACCCTCGACGAACACCTCGACATGCTGATGGTGTGTCACCACCTCAACCCGACCGTCCCGGAGGATCTGGCGTTCGCGGAGAGTCGGATCCGGCCGTCGACGATCGCCGCCGAGGACCTGCTGCACGACCTCGGCGCGATCTCGATGATCGGTTCGGACGCGCAGGCGATGGGCCGCATCGGTGAGGTCGTGCTGCGGACCTGGCAGACCGCCCATGTACTCAAGAGCAAGCGCGGTTCGTTGCCCGGAGATGGTGCCGCCGACAACAATCGGGCAAGACGCTATATCGCGAAGTACACCATCTGCCCGGCGATCGCCCACGGATTCGACGCGGAGATCGGCTCCATCGAGACAGGCAAGCTCGCCGACCTCGTCCTGTGGGATCCCGCCTTCTTCGGGGTGCGTCCCGACCTGGTCATCAAGGGTGGTGCGATCGCCTGGGCCGCGATGGGCGACGCGAACGCGAGCATCCCGACACCGCAGCCGGTGTTCCCCCGCCCGATGTTCGGCGCGTCACCGAAGACCGCGGCCGCCACGTCGGTCACCTTTGTCGCCCAGGGTGGGCTCGACGCCGGGATCGAGGAGTCCCTGGATCTGGATCGTCGGCTGGTCGCGGTGCGCAACACCCGGCGCGTCGGCAAGGCGGACATGCCCAACAACTCGGCGACGCCGGAGATCTCGGTGGAACCGGACACCTTCACCGTGCGCATCGACGGCGAGGTCTGGGACAGTGCACCGGTCTCCGAACTGCCGATGGCACAACGCTACTTCCTCTTCTGA
- a CDS encoding urease subunit beta, with amino-acid sequence MSRTESSVIPGEILPVEGTIELNEGADAVTLPVVNTGDRPVQVGSHVHFPQANAALDFDRSAARGRRLDIPAGTAVRFEPGIEMAVSLVPLGGTREVHGISLDAPGRLD; translated from the coding sequence ATGTCGCGAACCGAGTCGTCGGTGATACCCGGCGAGATCCTGCCCGTCGAGGGCACCATCGAACTGAACGAGGGCGCGGATGCCGTGACACTCCCGGTCGTCAACACCGGCGACCGCCCGGTCCAGGTCGGCAGTCATGTGCATTTCCCACAGGCCAACGCCGCGTTGGACTTCGATCGTTCGGCTGCGCGGGGGCGTCGGCTCGACATCCCCGCAGGCACCGCCGTCCGATTCGAGCCGGGCATCGAGATGGCGGTGTCCCTCGTACCGCTCGGCGGTACCCGCGAGGTGCACGGCATCTCGCTCGACGCTCCGGGAAGGCTCGACTGA
- a CDS encoding urease subunit gamma, producing MRLSPHEQERLLISYAAELARRRQGRGLKLNHPEAVALITDHVLEGARDGRSVAELMTTGREVLGRDDVMAGVPEMLHDVQVEATFPDGTKLVTVHNPID from the coding sequence GTGCGTCTGTCGCCGCATGAGCAGGAACGGTTGCTCATTTCCTACGCCGCCGAACTGGCCCGCCGCCGGCAGGGCCGGGGGTTGAAGCTCAACCACCCCGAAGCGGTCGCGCTCATCACCGATCATGTGCTCGAGGGTGCCCGCGACGGACGGTCGGTCGCCGAACTGATGACCACCGGACGCGAGGTGCTCGGGCGCGACGACGTGATGGCCGGCGTGCCCGAGATGCTGCATGACGTCCAGGTGGAGGCCACCTTCCCGGACGGGACCAAGCTGGTCACCGTGCACAACCCGATCGACTAG